The following proteins come from a genomic window of uncultured Treponema sp.:
- the htpG gene encoding molecular chaperone HtpG, translating into MAKYQFQTEVNQLLKLIIHSMYSNKDIFLREIVSNASDALDKLKYLTVSDDKYKDVAFNPRIDISFDEEKKILSVQDSGIGMDEEDLTNNLGTIARSGTKAFIDMLSENGSGSSDLIGQFGVGFYSAFMAASKIDVYTRKAAGDGKVLHWSSDGTNSYEIEELTEKSEAYCQYGFDKAETVGSVIEIHLNDDSKDYASRWKIDELIKKYSNHIAFPIYLHYVQTKYNKDGKAEGTENKVEQVNSASALWKRNKSELKKEDYNDFYKTISHDGTDPLMYVHTHAEGTQEYTTLFYVPRTAPFDMYQADYKSGVKLYVKRVFITDDDRELLPSYLRFIRGVIDSEDLPLNVSREILQQNRILETIKTQSVKKLLSEFKKLGDEAKKLEAKTDLSDDEKETVEKWHDFVKLYNRPLKEGLYSDFANRDEIAEIIRFKSTADEGNGENKWTSFADYVQRMKPDQKSIYYISGSDEKNLRSSPLLEAYKKKGFEVLIMADDIDDIVIPAYGKYKDFELKAVNRAGSDEELGVDKEEAKKKEEAFKPVQEKIKKALEGRVKDVVLSKRLSDSPSCIVVDENDPSLQMERMMKAMGQGGGDFVKPILEINADHAIVKKLEGPVSEDFVKNVSEVLLDQALLVSGAELKDPADFVKSLNSLLAE; encoded by the coding sequence ATGGCAAAGTATCAGTTTCAGACGGAAGTTAATCAGCTTTTAAAACTTATCATCCATTCAATGTATTCAAACAAAGATATTTTTCTGCGTGAAATTGTTTCGAACGCTTCGGATGCGCTGGACAAATTAAAATATCTTACGGTTTCCGATGATAAATATAAGGATGTTGCTTTTAATCCGCGCATAGACATTTCATTTGATGAAGAAAAAAAGATTCTTTCAGTTCAGGATTCAGGAATCGGAATGGACGAAGAGGATCTTACGAATAATTTGGGAACAATCGCGCGTTCTGGAACAAAAGCTTTTATCGATATGCTTTCTGAAAATGGAAGCGGCTCGTCAGATTTGATTGGACAGTTTGGCGTTGGTTTTTACAGCGCATTTATGGCGGCAAGCAAAATTGATGTTTACACAAGAAAGGCTGCCGGCGACGGAAAAGTTTTGCATTGGTCAAGCGACGGAACAAATTCCTATGAAATTGAAGAGCTTACAGAAAAATCAGAAGCCTACTGCCAGTATGGATTTGACAAAGCTGAAACTGTTGGTTCTGTTATTGAAATTCATTTGAACGATGATTCCAAAGATTACGCTTCAAGATGGAAAATTGACGAGCTTATAAAAAAATATTCAAATCATATTGCTTTCCCGATTTATCTTCATTATGTTCAGACAAAATACAACAAGGACGGAAAGGCTGAAGGAACTGAAAATAAAGTTGAGCAGGTGAATTCTGCCAGCGCGCTTTGGAAGCGGAACAAGAGCGAGCTTAAAAAAGAAGATTACAACGATTTTTATAAGACAATCAGCCATGACGGAACAGATCCGCTGATGTATGTTCACACTCATGCGGAAGGAACTCAGGAATACACGACTTTGTTTTACGTTCCACGCACTGCGCCGTTCGATATGTATCAGGCTGATTATAAAAGCGGTGTTAAACTTTATGTAAAGCGCGTTTTTATAACTGACGATGACCGTGAGCTTTTGCCGTCTTATTTGCGTTTTATCCGCGGCGTTATTGATTCAGAAGACTTGCCTTTGAATGTGAGCCGTGAAATTCTTCAGCAAAACAGGATTCTTGAAACTATAAAAACTCAGTCTGTAAAAAAACTTCTAAGTGAATTCAAAAAACTTGGTGACGAGGCAAAAAAACTTGAGGCAAAAACTGACCTTTCTGATGATGAAAAAGAAACTGTTGAAAAATGGCACGATTTTGTAAAGTTGTATAACCGTCCTTTGAAGGAAGGCCTTTATTCTGATTTTGCAAACCGAGATGAAATTGCAGAAATAATCCGTTTCAAGTCAACTGCGGATGAAGGCAATGGCGAAAACAAATGGACAAGTTTTGCAGATTATGTTCAGCGCATGAAACCTGATCAGAAATCAATTTACTATATCAGCGGAAGTGATGAAAAAAATCTACGCTCTTCTCCGTTGCTTGAGGCTTATAAAAAGAAAGGATTTGAAGTTCTTATTATGGCGGATGACATAGACGATATTGTTATTCCTGCATACGGAAAATACAAAGACTTTGAGCTGAAAGCAGTGAACCGTGCCGGAAGTGATGAAGAGCTTGGAGTCGATAAGGAAGAGGCTAAGAAAAAAGAGGAAGCGTTCAAACCTGTTCAGGAAAAAATAAAGAAAGCTCTTGAAGGCCGTGTAAAGGATGTTGTTCTCTCAAAGCGTCTTTCCGATAGTCCGAGCTGCATTGTTGTGGACGAAAATGATCCGAGCCTTCAGATGGAACGCATGATGAAAGCGATGGGACAGGGCGGCGGAGATTTTGTAAAGCCGATTCTTGAAATAAATGCGGATCACGCAATTGTAAAAAAACTGGAAGGTCCTGTTTCAGAAGACTTTGTAAAAAATGTAAGCGAAGTTCTTCTTGACCAGGCGCTTCTTGTAAGCGGCGCGGAATTAAAAGATCCTGCTGATTTTGTAAAATCGCTGAATTCTTTGCTCGCTGAATAA
- a CDS encoding GTP pyrophosphokinase family protein: protein MEKIETPDEYLVEHDNDHLQGKELAKISSLNEINSMNPNDFIKMAFEFQKLMMIYESAIKQVVTKLEILNKEYKVSGRRNPIETIKSRIKSPESIAEKLEKRKLPFTFESMTENLTDVAGVRVICPYISDIYTIRDILLKQPDIKLLKEKDYIKEPKESGYRSLHIVVETIVYLSNTEHRVPVEIQLRTIAMDFWASLEHELRYKTESHIPAGIRRELLRCAETIAMTDREMEEIAIELQALD from the coding sequence ATGGAAAAAATTGAAACTCCAGATGAGTATTTAGTGGAACACGACAACGATCATTTGCAGGGAAAAGAACTTGCAAAAATTTCATCATTGAACGAAATCAATTCGATGAATCCCAATGATTTTATAAAGATGGCTTTTGAATTTCAGAAGCTTATGATGATTTACGAAAGCGCGATAAAGCAGGTTGTTACAAAACTTGAAATTTTAAACAAAGAATATAAAGTTTCAGGCAGAAGAAATCCGATTGAAACAATAAAATCCAGAATAAAATCTCCAGAAAGCATTGCTGAAAAACTCGAAAAGCGGAAGCTTCCGTTTACATTTGAATCTATGACGGAAAATCTTACGGATGTTGCCGGCGTTCGTGTAATCTGCCCTTACATTTCAGATATTTACACAATAAGGGACATTCTTTTAAAGCAGCCGGATATAAAACTTCTGAAGGAAAAAGATTACATAAAAGAACCAAAAGAATCCGGCTACAGAAGTCTGCACATTGTTGTTGAGACGATTGTTTACCTTTCGAATACCGAGCACAGAGTTCCAGTTGAAATTCAGCTTAGAACAATTGCCATGGATTTTTGGGCGAGCCTTGAGCATGAGCTTAGATATAAAACTGAATCGCATATTCCAGCAGGAATTCGCCGTGAGCTTTTAAGATGCGCGGAAACAATCGCAATGACCGACCGCGAAATGGAAGAAATTGCAATTGAGCTTCAGGCTTTGGATTGA
- a CDS encoding metal-dependent transcriptional regulator: protein MSELHESGEDYLEAILRLKEENGVARSVDVAKRLGVSKPSVSRAMSILGENGYITTGHIGSLELTEKGQKKAESVYARHVLLTDFLVKITGVDKAHAEENACRIEHDIDEDIKDGIQKWMEQNK from the coding sequence TTGTCAGAATTACACGAGTCCGGTGAAGACTATCTTGAGGCAATTCTTAGATTAAAAGAAGAAAATGGAGTTGCAAGATCCGTTGATGTTGCAAAGCGTCTTGGTGTTTCCAAGCCTAGTGTAAGCCGGGCGATGAGCATTTTGGGCGAAAACGGATATATTACGACTGGCCACATCGGTTCTCTTGAACTGACTGAAAAAGGTCAGAAAAAAGCCGAGTCCGTTTATGCGCGCCATGTTCTTCTAACAGATTTCCTTGTAAAAATTACTGGCGTTGACAAAGCTCATGCTGAAGAAAATGCGTGCAGAATTGAACATGACATTGATGAAGATATAAAAGACGGAATTCAAAAATGGATGGAGCAAAATAAATAA
- the argH gene encoding argininosuccinate lyase gives MSDVNEKNHGTLTGDNHAALWSGRFAEGPDAAAVEFETSIRVDERMALDDIHGSIAHAQMLGEQKIISKSESSEIVKGLKSIEKDLLSGELKIDYSAEDIHSFVEAVLTDRIGEPGKKLHTGRSRNDQIALDERLYLRRMIPCIQNEILTLIKTLSEIASKNKKSLLTGYTHMQHAQPGTLAQHLLAWASMLVRDWERLEDSLKRIEKSPLGSGALQGSTLPLDRELVAKKLGFSGVTENSLDTVSDRDYCIEFTSDFALLQSHLSRMCEEIVLWSTTEFSFVELSEKWSTGSSIMPQKKNPDFAELIRGRTGKVYGDLINLLTMVKGLPLAYDRDLQEDKEPLFDAFDTVEANLKVFTAMISSAKWNLEKMAASCEGGFANATDLAEYLVRKGLPFRTAHGVSAKAVRMAIDAGLSKIEDLCVEEFKKCSPLIEDDVYEILSPEACVENRKTIGAPSSESTSVQIKALLAFCKKSLKK, from the coding sequence ATGTCAGACGTAAATGAAAAAAATCACGGCACATTGACTGGCGACAATCACGCTGCTCTTTGGAGCGGAAGATTTGCAGAAGGTCCTGATGCCGCTGCGGTTGAGTTTGAAACTTCTATCCGTGTTGATGAAAGAATGGCTCTTGATGATATTCACGGTTCGATTGCCCATGCGCAAATGCTTGGCGAGCAGAAAATAATTTCAAAATCAGAAAGTTCTGAAATTGTAAAAGGTTTAAAATCAATTGAAAAGGATTTGCTTTCCGGCGAGTTGAAAATTGATTATAGCGCGGAAGATATTCATTCATTTGTTGAAGCCGTTCTCACAGACCGCATTGGTGAGCCTGGAAAAAAACTTCATACAGGACGCAGCCGAAATGATCAGATTGCGCTGGACGAGCGTCTTTATTTGCGCCGCATGATTCCTTGCATTCAGAATGAAATTTTAACTCTTATAAAAACTCTTTCTGAAATTGCTTCAAAAAATAAAAAATCCTTGTTGACAGGTTATACTCACATGCAGCATGCCCAGCCTGGAACTTTGGCGCAGCATCTTTTGGCGTGGGCTTCTATGCTTGTGCGCGATTGGGAACGTCTTGAAGATTCACTTAAGCGCATTGAAAAATCTCCACTTGGCTCTGGAGCTTTGCAGGGAAGCACTTTGCCTCTTGACCGTGAGCTTGTTGCAAAGAAACTTGGATTTTCTGGAGTTACAGAAAATTCCTTGGACACAGTTTCTGACAGAGATTACTGCATAGAATTCACTTCGGACTTTGCGCTGCTTCAAAGCCACTTAAGCCGTATGTGCGAAGAAATTGTTTTGTGGTCAACAACTGAATTTTCATTTGTTGAGCTAAGTGAAAAATGGTCAACTGGCTCTTCAATTATGCCGCAGAAAAAAAATCCCGACTTTGCTGAATTAATCCGCGGAAGAACAGGAAAAGTTTACGGCGATTTGATAAATCTTCTTACAATGGTAAAAGGTCTTCCGCTTGCCTATGACCGGGATTTGCAGGAAGACAAAGAGCCTTTGTTTGACGCCTTTGACACTGTTGAAGCGAACTTAAAAGTTTTTACAGCGATGATTTCTTCTGCAAAATGGAATCTTGAAAAAATGGCGGCGAGCTGCGAAGGTGGTTTTGCGAATGCCACGGATTTGGCTGAATATCTTGTGCGCAAAGGACTTCCGTTTAGAACAGCGCATGGAGTTTCGGCAAAAGCTGTCCGCATGGCAATTGATGCTGGACTTTCAAAAATTGAAGATTTATGCGTGGAGGAATTTAAAAAATGCTCACCGTTAATTGAAGATGACGTTTATGAAATTCTTTCGCCTGAAGCCTGCGTGGAAAACAGAAAGACAATCGGTGCGCCTTCTTCTGAATCAACTTCAGTTCAAATAAAAGCTTTGCTTGCGTTCTGTAAAAAAAGCTTGAAAAAATAA
- a CDS encoding amino acid ABC transporter substrate-binding protein: MKKIVAVICGLMVCLSMASAKKKSSGKFILGLDDSFPPLGFRDENNEIVGYDIDLAREVASRLGLELVCQPIDWSTKEMELNTGKIDCIWNGLTLTEERKRAMACSEPYLANAQVVVVRNNGEIKSLADLKGKKVGVQAGSSAQEAIDGAPDFKKSLKEIVEFKENVTALNDLEVGNLDGVVMDLVVAGYSITQGKKPLVILDETLAPEEYGIAFSRKNKSLRDKVQKTLLEMQADGTVAKISTKWFGSDISTIGK; encoded by the coding sequence ATGAAAAAAATTGTTGCAGTTATTTGCGGACTTATGGTTTGCCTTTCAATGGCGAGCGCAAAAAAGAAATCGTCTGGAAAATTTATTCTTGGACTTGACGATTCGTTTCCGCCGCTTGGATTCCGCGATGAAAATAATGAAATTGTAGGCTACGACATTGACCTTGCCCGCGAAGTTGCTTCCCGCCTTGGACTTGAGCTTGTTTGCCAGCCGATTGACTGGTCTACAAAAGAAATGGAGCTTAACACTGGAAAAATCGACTGCATTTGGAACGGACTTACTTTGACTGAAGAAAGAAAACGCGCCATGGCTTGCTCTGAGCCTTATCTTGCAAATGCCCAGGTTGTTGTTGTCCGCAATAATGGTGAAATAAAGTCGCTTGCAGATTTAAAAGGAAAAAAAGTCGGAGTTCAGGCTGGCTCTTCTGCGCAGGAAGCGATTGACGGCGCGCCTGATTTCAAGAAAAGCCTAAAAGAAATTGTTGAGTTCAAGGAAAATGTTACAGCTCTTAACGACCTTGAAGTTGGAAATCTTGACGGCGTTGTAATGGATTTGGTTGTTGCAGGTTATAGCATTACGCAGGGAAAAAAGCCGCTCGTTATTCTTGATGAAACTCTTGCTCCGGAAGAATACGGAATTGCGTTCAGCAGAAAAAATAAATCTCTCCGCGACAAAGTTCAGAAAACACTTTTGGAAATGCAGGCTGATGGAACTGTTGCAAAAATTTCAACAAAGTGGTTCGGCTCCGATATTTCAACAATTGGAAAATAA
- a CDS encoding amino acid ABC transporter permease — protein sequence MIEFLSEYFLRIKIGKLLAVMLQSTCVSLEVFFLTLIFSVPLALFICFGRMSAVKIVAGITNIFLLIIRGTPLMLQLIFVYFAPQMIFGIGFDRFTAAIVAMVINYAAYFAEIYRGGIQSIPLGQYEAAKVLGFTKNQTFFRIIIPQVVKRIIPPMGNEVITLVKDTALVQVLGVAELFHVAQTQSGRLVSVMPLFIAGVFYFIMNWAVSKAFDFTEKKLDYYK from the coding sequence ATGATTGAATTTTTATCTGAATATTTTCTAAGAATCAAAATCGGAAAACTTCTTGCTGTAATGCTTCAAAGCACTTGCGTCAGCTTGGAAGTTTTTTTTCTTACTCTGATTTTTTCTGTTCCGCTTGCGCTTTTTATTTGCTTTGGAAGAATGTCGGCTGTAAAAATTGTGGCTGGAATTACAAATATTTTTCTGCTGATAATCCGCGGAACGCCTCTGATGCTTCAGCTTATTTTTGTTTATTTTGCGCCCCAGATGATTTTTGGAATTGGCTTTGACAGATTTACGGCTGCGATTGTGGCGATGGTTATAAATTACGCGGCGTATTTTGCGGAAATTTACCGTGGAGGAATTCAGTCCATTCCGCTTGGCCAATACGAGGCTGCAAAAGTTCTGGGCTTTACAAAAAATCAGACTTTCTTTCGCATTATAATTCCGCAGGTTGTAAAACGGATAATTCCGCCGATGGGAAACGAAGTTATCACTCTTGTAAAAGACACTGCGCTTGTTCAGGTTTTGGGCGTGGCGGAGCTTTTTCACGTTGCGCAGACTCAGAGCGGACGGCTTGTTAGCGTTATGCCGCTTTTTATCGCAGGCGTTTTTTATTTTATAATGAACTGGGCTGTTTCTAAAGCATTTGACTTTACGGAGAAAAAACTTGACTACTACAAATAG
- a CDS encoding amino acid ABC transporter ATP-binding protein, with protein MTTTNSEIIKVENLKKNFSGLEVLKGVSFSLHKGEVLGIIGPSGSGKSTLLRCVCQLEKITDGSISICGQNMVKDGVYVDKKTLRKIGLNVGLVFQNFNLFPHFSVLKNITEAQRVVLGKEKSEAEETAISLLKKMNLEQKALCYPCELSGGQQQRVSIARALALKPEVLFFDEPTSALDPELTGEILAVIRELAEEKMTMVVVTHEMSFARDTSDTIIFMDGGIIVEQGKEVIENPKEERTRLFLKRFNEK; from the coding sequence TTGACTACTACAAATAGTGAAATCATAAAAGTTGAAAATCTGAAAAAAAATTTCAGCGGACTTGAAGTTTTAAAAGGCGTTTCGTTTTCTTTGCACAAAGGCGAAGTTCTTGGAATTATTGGTCCGAGCGGAAGCGGAAAATCCACGTTGCTTCGTTGTGTTTGCCAGCTTGAAAAAATTACGGATGGCTCGATTTCTATCTGCGGACAAAACATGGTTAAAGACGGCGTTTATGTCGATAAAAAAACTTTGAGAAAAATCGGCTTGAACGTTGGACTTGTGTTTCAGAATTTCAACCTTTTTCCGCATTTTTCAGTTTTAAAAAATATTACCGAAGCTCAAAGAGTTGTCCTTGGAAAAGAAAAATCAGAGGCGGAAGAAACTGCGATTTCACTTTTAAAGAAAATGAACCTTGAGCAAAAAGCGTTGTGTTATCCTTGCGAACTTTCTGGCGGACAGCAGCAGCGTGTTTCCATTGCGCGTGCATTGGCGCTCAAGCCGGAAGTTTTGTTTTTTGACGAGCCGACTTCTGCATTGGATCCGGAATTGACTGGAGAAATTCTTGCTGTAATCCGCGAGCTTGCCGAAGAAAAAATGACGATGGTCGTAGTTACGCATGAAATGTCTTTTGCCCGGGACACAAGCGACACAATTATTTTTATGGACGGCGGAATTATTGTTGAGCAGGGAAAAGAAGTCATTGAAAATCCAAAGGAAGAGCGCACAAGACTTTTCTTGAAGCGTTTTAATGAAAAATAA